One segment of Methylotenera versatilis 79 DNA contains the following:
- a CDS encoding type II secretion system F family protein, giving the protein MAVTASKQNTYLWEGKDKKGKIIKGEIRAAGESFVNATLRRQGITVTKVKKQSAFASKGKITDKDITLFTRQLATMMKAGVPLLQSFDIVGKGHSNPAVSKLLGDIKADVETGSSLSASFRKYPLYFDNLFCNLIGAGEQAGILDTLLDRLATYKEKIQAIKGKIKSALTYPISILVVAFIITSIIMIFVIPAFKELFSGFGADLPGPTLVVMAISDIFVEWWWAIFGSIGFAIWFFFYTWKRSEKMQATMDRLLLKAPIFGELIRKATIARFARTLSTMFSAGVPLVEALDSVAGAAGNRVYYDATKRIQSEISTGTSLTVAMQNAQVFPNMVLQMTAIGEESGALDAMLSKVADFYEGEVDDAVASISSLMEPVIMVVLGTLIGGLVIAMYMPIFKMGEVVG; this is encoded by the coding sequence ATGGCCGTAACTGCGAGTAAGCAAAACACCTACCTTTGGGAAGGCAAAGATAAAAAAGGTAAGATAATAAAAGGCGAAATACGTGCCGCAGGCGAATCATTTGTGAATGCGACTTTGCGCCGTCAAGGCATTACAGTGACGAAAGTGAAAAAGCAAAGCGCTTTTGCCAGCAAAGGTAAAATCACTGACAAAGACATCACACTGTTTACCCGTCAACTAGCCACCATGATGAAAGCTGGGGTTCCATTACTGCAATCATTTGATATCGTGGGAAAAGGTCATAGCAATCCGGCCGTATCAAAATTATTGGGTGATATCAAAGCCGACGTTGAGACTGGTAGTAGCTTAAGTGCATCTTTCCGTAAATATCCACTTTATTTTGATAATTTATTCTGTAATTTGATTGGTGCTGGCGAGCAGGCAGGTATTTTAGATACGCTGCTTGATCGTTTGGCAACTTATAAAGAAAAAATTCAGGCGATTAAAGGTAAGATTAAATCTGCGTTAACTTACCCTATCTCAATTTTAGTGGTTGCATTTATTATTACCTCCATCATTATGATTTTCGTCATCCCAGCTTTTAAAGAGTTATTCAGTGGTTTTGGTGCCGATTTACCTGGACCGACTTTGGTTGTGATGGCAATCTCCGATATTTTCGTTGAATGGTGGTGGGCGATTTTTGGTTCGATAGGCTTTGCCATATGGTTCTTTTTCTACACCTGGAAACGCTCAGAAAAAATGCAGGCGACGATGGATAGATTACTATTAAAAGCGCCAATTTTTGGTGAACTTATCCGCAAAGCGACTATTGCCCGTTTCGCACGCACGCTTTCGACGATGTTTTCTGCGGGCGTTCCCTTGGTCGAAGCTTTGGACTCAGTGGCTGGTGCGGCGGGAAATCGTGTTTATTATGACGCCACTAAAAGAATTCAAAGTGAAATTAGTACCGGTACTAGCTTAACGGTTGCGATGCAAAACGCACAGGTATTTCCCAATATGGTGCTACAAATGACCGCTATTGGTGAAGAATCTGGCGCGCTAGATGCGATGTTGAGTAAAGTAGCTGACTTTTACGAAGGCGAAGTGGATGATGCTGTTGCTTCGATTTCCAGCTTAATGGAACCAGTCATTATGGTGGTTCTTGGTACGTTGATTGGCGGTTTAGTAATTGCGATGTATATGCCAATATTCAAAATGGGCGAAGTGGTTGGTTAA
- a CDS encoding FAD-dependent monooxygenase, whose product MVKKKSVDQNISEKINLETVHADVIIIGAGLVGLTAAIALTKQDKNVVLVSSYKPATQAKAELNTWDERVYALTPATENWLTGLGVWDNVDKTRVSNIDAMQVWGADSELLLKAEEANLVKLGLIIENQNLTSALWQKIDALGVTVITDAECINIEYTSTDAVLYLENKLDKSLTKLVAKLIVAADGTHSWVRQQLNIGIEQKNYQQTAIVANFLAEKPHNQVARQWFEKHDTLALLPLPNQHVSMVWSLPTQQAEQLLSLPAGELSNSVQAQSKNLFGQLTLVGQIKSVELHQQTAAQLIAERTVFVGDAAHQIHPMAGQGVNLGFRDVMKLTELSTKLHAMQDIGDTGFLRQYERARKADILAMNYLTTGLDYLFASEQALLNKLTKFGLKQINQQSSIKKRLIHHAVS is encoded by the coding sequence ATGGTTAAGAAAAAGTCGGTTGATCAAAATATCTCTGAGAAAATCAACTTAGAGACAGTTCATGCGGATGTCATCATAATCGGCGCTGGATTGGTAGGTCTGACAGCGGCAATTGCGTTAACTAAGCAAGATAAAAATGTTGTGCTGGTGTCTAGTTACAAGCCAGCTACGCAAGCTAAAGCAGAACTTAACACTTGGGATGAGCGAGTTTATGCGCTAACGCCTGCTACCGAAAATTGGTTAACAGGACTGGGCGTTTGGGACAATGTAGATAAAACGCGTGTGAGTAATATTGATGCGATGCAGGTTTGGGGCGCAGATAGCGAATTACTATTGAAAGCCGAAGAGGCTAATTTGGTCAAATTAGGTTTGATTATTGAAAATCAAAACTTAACGTCTGCTTTGTGGCAAAAAATCGATGCGCTTGGTGTGACTGTTATCACAGACGCGGAATGCATCAACATAGAATATACGTCGACAGATGCTGTTTTATATCTAGAAAATAAATTGGACAAAAGTTTGACCAAACTTGTTGCTAAATTAATTGTAGCGGCAGATGGAACGCACTCTTGGGTAAGACAACAATTGAATATTGGCATCGAGCAGAAAAATTATCAGCAAACTGCCATCGTTGCTAACTTTTTAGCTGAAAAGCCACATAATCAAGTAGCAAGGCAATGGTTTGAAAAGCATGATACGTTGGCTTTATTGCCGTTACCTAATCAGCATGTGTCGATGGTTTGGTCATTACCAACCCAACAAGCAGAACAATTGCTATCATTGCCTGCTGGTGAATTAAGTAATAGTGTTCAAGCGCAGTCAAAAAATTTATTTGGCCAATTAACGTTAGTTGGTCAAATTAAAAGTGTTGAGTTGCATCAGCAAACTGCTGCACAATTAATAGCAGAGCGTACGGTTTTTGTGGGTGATGCTGCGCATCAAATACATCCGATGGCGGGGCAAGGTGTGAATTTAGGTTTTAGAGATGTAATGAAACTGACCGAATTGTCGACTAAACTACACGCCATGCAAGATATTGGCGATACAGGTTTTTTGCGCCAGTATGAACGTGCTAGAAAAGCAGATATTCTAGCAATGAATTATTTAACCACAGGCTTAGATTATTTATTTGCCAGTGAACAAGCTTTGTTAAACAAGTTAACCAAGTTTGGTTTAAAACAGATTAATCAGCAATCCAGCATAAAAAAACGGTTAATACATCATGCCGTGAGTTAG
- a CDS encoding aminoglycoside phosphotransferase family protein, with protein sequence MKKGFALDRQLQLTAWLNATLKQTFTLTTASADASFRRYFRVHLVNPHLGHQTLIAMDAPPPQEDCAPFVKIAQLLLDAGLNAPKILEQDLINGFLLLSDLGDTTYLSQLNAQRENISHAQKLYSDATNALVKMQLASQTDVLPAYDEALLTREMQLFPDWYISKHLGVTLNAEQQAVLNNTFNVLNQNILAQGKVIVHRDYHSRNLMVTDANNPGVLDFQDAVYGAVTYDLVSLLKDAYIEWDEEQIIDWAVRYWQPAKKAGLPVSEDFSEFYRDFEWMGVQRHIKVLGIFARLSHRDGKDGYLKDMPLVMRYLRKVCERYVELRPMLRLLNQLENVKPQEGFTF encoded by the coding sequence ATGAAAAAAGGCTTTGCTTTGGATAGACAATTACAATTAACCGCTTGGCTTAATGCGACGCTTAAACAAACTTTTACGTTAACAACCGCATCAGCCGATGCTAGTTTTAGGCGTTATTTCAGAGTGCATTTGGTGAATCCGCATTTAGGTCATCAAACATTAATCGCCATGGATGCGCCACCGCCACAAGAAGATTGCGCACCATTTGTGAAAATAGCGCAATTGCTGCTGGATGCTGGGTTGAATGCGCCGAAAATTTTAGAGCAAGATTTAATTAACGGATTTTTACTGTTAAGTGATTTGGGCGATACGACTTATTTATCACAACTAAACGCACAGCGCGAAAATATAAGTCATGCGCAAAAGCTCTATAGTGATGCGACTAATGCGCTGGTTAAAATGCAACTGGCCAGCCAAACCGATGTATTGCCTGCTTACGATGAAGCGTTGTTAACACGTGAAATGCAGCTGTTTCCTGATTGGTATATATCTAAACATTTGGGCGTAACGCTCAATGCCGAGCAACAAGCGGTTTTAAATAACACATTTAATGTGCTGAATCAAAATATATTGGCGCAGGGCAAAGTCATTGTGCATCGCGATTATCATTCGCGTAACTTAATGGTGACTGACGCGAATAATCCTGGCGTGCTGGATTTTCAGGATGCGGTGTATGGCGCAGTCACTTATGATTTAGTTTCACTATTAAAAGATGCTTATATCGAATGGGATGAAGAACAAATCATCGATTGGGCTGTGCGTTATTGGCAACCGGCGAAAAAAGCAGGTTTGCCAGTGTCAGAGGATTTTAGCGAGTTCTACCGCGATTTCGAGTGGATGGGCGTGCAACGACACATTAAAGTTTTGGGCATATTTGCGCGGTTAAGTCATCGTGATGGCAAAGATGGTTATTTAAAAGATATGCCGCTGGTGATGCGATATTTGCGTAAAGTCTGTGAACGCTACGTGGAGTTACGCCCGATGCTACGTTTGTTGAATCAATTAGAAAATGTAAAGCCGCAAGAAGGTTTTACGTTTTAA
- a CDS encoding FAD-dependent monooxygenase → MKTDSILIVGGGPVGAVLALSLQQKGVAFTMLEARAKGASHSDTRALALSYGSRLILEKLNVWGAVAQQATAINTIHISQRGGFGRTKLNAADHNMPALGYVLPYGALTKALDIALNNALSSELAKPHQTSEILYEAIAGDIETTAHETKVSFTQTGKINHLASPLVVVADGGRNFGEIAGVEKGTKEYGHDALVSKVKAELAHDNIAYERFTPTGPMALLPNGERDFSLVWTGEKAKIDALLALDDETFLAQLHEAFGDRVGQFLSIEKRMSFPLKLSRLKSTANAHLVIIGNAAQTMHPVAGQGFNVGLRDAQTLADSIVNTPQAQWGNAEMLQNYSKLRNRDTRGGVMFTDLLVNLFSNDVIGLSGLRGAGLGALELLQPVKNVLVGKMSYGK, encoded by the coding sequence ATGAAAACAGATTCTATTTTAATCGTCGGCGGTGGGCCAGTCGGTGCAGTTTTAGCACTTTCTTTGCAACAAAAAGGCGTGGCTTTTACCATGTTAGAAGCGCGTGCAAAAGGTGCATCACATAGCGACACGCGTGCGCTTGCTTTGTCTTATGGCAGCCGATTAATCCTCGAAAAACTCAATGTTTGGGGTGCAGTTGCGCAACAAGCGACAGCTATTAATACGATTCATATTTCACAGCGCGGCGGTTTTGGGCGTACTAAATTAAATGCTGCTGACCACAATATGCCCGCTTTAGGCTATGTGTTGCCGTACGGCGCACTGACAAAAGCGTTGGATATTGCATTGAATAATGCGTTAAGTAGCGAACTAGCAAAACCTCATCAAACAAGCGAAATTTTGTATGAAGCTATCGCGGGTGATATTGAAACGACAGCGCATGAAACTAAAGTGAGTTTTACGCAAACAGGCAAAATCAATCATTTGGCTAGCCCATTAGTGGTCGTGGCGGATGGCGGTCGCAATTTTGGTGAAATTGCTGGGGTCGAAAAAGGAACCAAAGAATACGGCCATGATGCGCTAGTGAGCAAAGTAAAAGCGGAGTTGGCACATGACAATATTGCTTATGAACGTTTTACGCCAACTGGCCCGATGGCTTTATTACCAAATGGCGAGCGCGATTTTTCTCTGGTTTGGACTGGCGAAAAAGCAAAAATTGATGCGTTGTTGGCTTTAGATGATGAGACTTTTTTAGCGCAATTGCACGAAGCATTTGGTGATCGAGTTGGACAGTTTTTGAGCATTGAAAAGCGCATGAGTTTTCCACTTAAGTTAAGTCGATTGAAATCAACAGCAAACGCACATTTAGTGATTATTGGTAACGCGGCACAAACGATGCATCCTGTGGCTGGGCAAGGGTTTAATGTTGGTTTGCGCGATGCACAAACTTTGGCAGATAGCATTGTTAATACACCGCAAGCGCAGTGGGGAAATGCAGAAATGTTGCAAAATTATAGCAAATTGCGCAACCGTGACACGCGTGGTGGCGTTATGTTTACCGATTTGCTGGTTAATCTATTCTCTAATGATGTGATCGGTTTGTCAGGCTTACGCGGCGCGGGTTTGGGCGCATTAGAGTTGTTGCAGCCAGTTAAAAATGTGCTGGTTGGCAAAATGAGTTATGGCAAATGA
- a CDS encoding DsbC family protein produces the protein MQFKQPKIKQLLALSALALSSLAFSQFVLADEASLKKAIEAAYPKFKVESIIKTPYAGLYEIFMGGQIIYTDEKLTFLIAEGRLVDPKTKKDVTGERLEELTKVDFNSLPLEQAIKVVKGNGSRKLVVFSDVDCPYCKQLERKELTNITDVTIYTFLYPIEQLHPDAAAKSKTIWCSPNRVKAWNDWILNNKLPTTTGACEVPLERVGELARKVGVVSTPTLFFADGKRVLGAQPYKEIEKYLDAASIAKK, from the coding sequence ATGCAATTTAAACAACCAAAAATTAAGCAGTTGCTTGCTTTATCAGCACTTGCGCTATCAAGCTTGGCTTTTAGTCAATTCGTGTTAGCAGATGAAGCTAGCCTTAAAAAGGCGATTGAAGCGGCTTATCCAAAATTTAAAGTAGAAAGCATCATTAAAACGCCTTATGCTGGTTTGTATGAAATTTTTATGGGTGGGCAAATTATTTACACCGATGAAAAACTGACTTTCTTAATCGCAGAAGGTCGTTTGGTCGACCCTAAAACCAAAAAAGATGTGACGGGCGAGCGTTTAGAAGAATTAACAAAAGTGGATTTCAATAGTTTGCCATTAGAGCAAGCAATTAAAGTGGTTAAAGGTAATGGTAGTCGTAAATTGGTGGTATTTTCTGATGTAGACTGCCCTTATTGCAAGCAGTTAGAACGTAAAGAGTTAACCAATATTACCGATGTGACGATTTACACATTCTTGTATCCGATAGAACAATTACACCCAGATGCAGCGGCTAAATCCAAAACTATTTGGTGCTCGCCAAATCGCGTTAAAGCTTGGAATGACTGGATTTTAAATAATAAGTTACCCACTACAACAGGCGCTTGCGAAGTGCCGCTTGAGCGTGTGGGCGAGTTAGCGCGAAAAGTGGGCGTAGTAAGTACGCCAACATTATTCTTTGCAGATGGTAAACGTGTTTTGGGCGCGCAACCTTACAAGGAAATTGAAAAGTATCTAGATGCAGCTTCTATAGCAAAGAAATAA
- a CDS encoding aminopeptidase P N-terminal domain-containing protein translates to MVNLKEFQQRRALLLKQMGDGIAIIPTAAEATRNRDSHYPYRFDSYFYYLTGFTEPQSVLILIAGNAAKAEPPISILFCRDKDIEREIWDGFRYGPEAAQTQFGFDEAHTIQQLDALMPDLISNQSQLFYSLGTDNHWDARVTNWLNIVKNKARMGISAPQSISDVRQLIDVQRLIKTPFEIDLMRRSADIAASAHNRAMSFVADNSAKSSLMEYAVEAEFLHEFYRYGAQSPAYTSIVAGGANACTLHYNANNAALKNGDLLLIDAGCELDGYASDITRTFPVNGKFSAPQRDLYELVLNAQLAAIAVAKPGNHWNAPHEAALNVLVQGFIDFKLCKGSVEEVLENGSYRQFYMHRTGHWLGLDVHDAGEYKDKNGDWAILEAGNTLTVEPGCYVRPAENVPEHFWNIGIRIEDDVLITPTGNEVLTHKAIKTVADIELLMQR, encoded by the coding sequence ATGGTTAATTTAAAAGAATTTCAGCAACGCCGTGCACTTCTCTTGAAGCAAATGGGCGATGGCATTGCGATTATCCCCACCGCAGCTGAGGCGACTCGCAATCGCGATAGCCATTATCCATATCGATTTGATAGTTACTTCTATTACTTAACCGGTTTTACCGAACCACAATCGGTATTGATTTTGATTGCTGGCAATGCTGCTAAAGCTGAGCCACCAATATCCATTCTATTTTGTCGCGATAAAGATATTGAGCGCGAAATCTGGGATGGTTTTAGATACGGCCCAGAAGCTGCGCAAACGCAATTTGGTTTTGATGAAGCGCACACGATTCAACAACTCGATGCGTTAATGCCAGACTTAATCAGTAATCAGTCACAATTATTTTACAGCTTAGGCACAGATAATCATTGGGATGCACGCGTCACTAACTGGTTGAATATCGTCAAAAACAAAGCGCGCATGGGAATCAGCGCGCCACAATCCATTTCAGATGTACGCCAATTAATAGATGTGCAACGCCTAATCAAAACGCCGTTTGAAATTGACTTAATGCGTCGCAGTGCGGATATTGCGGCGTCTGCACATAATCGCGCTATGAGTTTTGTAGCAGATAATTCAGCAAAATCTTCTTTAATGGAATATGCAGTTGAGGCAGAATTTCTGCATGAATTCTATCGTTACGGCGCGCAATCGCCTGCTTACACCAGTATTGTTGCGGGTGGTGCCAATGCCTGCACATTGCATTACAACGCCAATAATGCGGCTTTGAAAAATGGCGATTTATTGTTAATTGATGCGGGTTGTGAGTTGGATGGTTATGCCAGCGATATCACGCGTACGTTTCCTGTGAATGGGAAATTTAGTGCGCCACAGCGCGATTTATATGAACTAGTTTTAAATGCGCAATTGGCAGCGATTGCCGTTGCTAAACCCGGCAATCATTGGAACGCGCCACATGAAGCGGCTTTAAACGTTTTGGTGCAGGGTTTTATTGATTTTAAATTGTGTAAAGGCAGCGTTGAAGAGGTGCTGGAAAATGGCAGTTATCGCCAATTTTATATGCACCGTACTGGCCATTGGCTAGGTTTAGATGTGCATGATGCGGGCGAATATAAAGATAAAAACGGTGATTGGGCGATATTAGAAGCAGGGAATACGCTAACCGTTGAGCCTGGCTGCTATGTGCGCCCGGCGGAAAATGTGCCAGAACACTTTTGGAATATTGGCATTCGTATCGAAGATGATGTGCTGATTACTCCAACTGGCAATGAAGTGTTAACACATAAAGCCATTAAAACTGTGGCGGATATTGAGTTGCTAATGCAGCGTTAA
- a CDS encoding LPS-assembly protein LptD, translated as MHYSPSTIHHAKHLSALLVTLLMSGFSVVASAENLDSDNLSKENPAQENISTENSSTESISAPNITTENLSKELSLVPETASSEALPGAIEIEGDKLDLYLDRTMRASGNAVISKGTQKIYGDSIEYNVQNDELKADGNVRIELGDGLIKGPALRMQLNESIGEMKDASITLNKDLSSINSQPSSHNNPSVYTQSKLLNSQSSITDDPRYYRDNYRETPKPIGEASIDPKFTSSRGDAKAVLFEGQDKKRLLSARYTTCEAGVDDWYIKSKEIELDDYTQSGKAKNAYVEFKGVPILYSPYLSFSFNNERKSGLLAPTVGTTSRSGFETLIPYYINIAPDMDATIATRYLSKRGMQLQGEFRYMNEKYSGIDSLEYLDNDSLSGNRRYYANFAHTQQFTDRWSAGYNIEKVSDNEYFSEMSTRIVSTSRVNLPQQGRVDYIGDVWRFNGLVQKYQTLDQINYPYQRLPQLTLTADKEWKYFDTNFYSEYTYFDRNNNAPVAATGSRLTLYPSISMPFTQSYGFITPKVGIHSTSYRLNDNDFNINGNTVSNNSATRTLPIVSLDSGLYFERDTKVVKNNYTQTLEPRMFYVYIPNKDQDLLPVFDSALADLNITSLFTENQFTGNDRVNNANQLSLAVTTRMIDKDTGIERFAATIGQRYYFDKQRVVLPNTIQPTNNSSDIIAAMTARLSNKWNLDAFWQYNTDDAGIVRSNLLARYNPEPGKLLNVGYRYTQQFLEQINVSGQWPIASGWYGVGRFNYSIREKALIESLAGIEYDAGCWQARTVIQRVETATADANYGLFFQLELGGLASIGSNPLNLLRRDIPGYLSSSELPNTYRQQNYNR; from the coding sequence TTGCATTACTCACCTTCAACTATTCACCACGCAAAGCATTTATCTGCGCTATTGGTCACATTGTTAATGTCGGGCTTCAGCGTTGTGGCGTCTGCAGAAAATTTAGATAGCGACAATCTAAGCAAAGAAAATCCAGCCCAAGAGAATATAAGTACTGAAAATTCAAGCACTGAAAGTATAAGTGCTCCGAATATAACCACTGAAAACTTAAGCAAAGAATTATCATTAGTGCCAGAAACGGCATCGTCGGAGGCTTTGCCCGGTGCAATTGAAATCGAAGGTGATAAATTAGACCTGTATTTAGATCGCACGATGCGCGCCAGCGGTAACGCAGTGATTAGCAAGGGCACACAGAAAATCTATGGTGATAGCATTGAATATAACGTTCAAAATGATGAGTTAAAAGCAGATGGAAATGTACGAATTGAACTGGGTGATGGTTTAATAAAAGGCCCAGCACTTAGAATGCAGTTGAATGAAAGCATCGGTGAAATGAAAGATGCATCCATTACACTCAATAAAGATTTAAGCAGCATCAATTCGCAGCCCTCGTCCCACAATAATCCCAGCGTTTATACCCAATCCAAATTACTTAACTCTCAAAGCAGTATCACTGACGACCCAAGATATTATCGTGATAACTATCGTGAAACACCTAAGCCGATCGGTGAAGCATCGATTGACCCCAAATTCACTTCTTCGCGCGGTGATGCTAAAGCGGTGCTTTTTGAAGGCCAAGATAAAAAACGCCTATTAAGTGCGCGTTATACCACTTGTGAAGCTGGCGTAGATGACTGGTACATTAAGTCCAAAGAAATTGAGTTGGATGATTACACGCAATCAGGTAAAGCTAAAAATGCTTACGTAGAATTTAAAGGTGTGCCGATACTTTATTCGCCTTATTTGAGCTTCTCATTTAATAACGAACGTAAATCTGGCCTTTTAGCCCCCACTGTTGGCACCACCAGCCGCAGTGGTTTTGAAACATTGATCCCTTATTACATCAATATTGCGCCTGATATGGATGCAACCATCGCCACGCGTTATTTAAGTAAGCGCGGCATGCAATTGCAAGGCGAGTTCCGATACATGAATGAAAAATATTCGGGCATAGATAGCCTTGAATATTTAGATAACGATAGCTTGAGTGGAAATCGTCGTTACTATGCTAATTTTGCCCACACACAACAGTTCACTGATCGATGGTCAGCTGGATACAATATTGAAAAAGTATCTGACAACGAATATTTTTCAGAGATGTCCACACGTATCGTTAGTACCAGCCGGGTTAACTTGCCACAACAAGGTCGTGTAGATTATATAGGTGACGTTTGGCGCTTCAACGGTTTAGTACAAAAATATCAAACATTAGATCAAATTAACTACCCGTATCAACGTTTGCCACAGTTAACACTGACTGCAGACAAGGAGTGGAAATATTTCGACACCAACTTTTACAGTGAATATACTTATTTTGATCGCAACAATAACGCGCCGGTCGCTGCTACGGGCAGTCGCTTAACGCTTTATCCAAGCATCAGCATGCCATTTACACAGTCCTATGGATTTATCACACCTAAAGTTGGCATTCATTCCACCAGTTATCGCTTGAATGACAATGATTTCAACATCAATGGCAATACGGTCAGTAATAATTCTGCAACCCGTACCTTGCCTATTGTCAGTTTAGACAGCGGCTTGTATTTTGAACGCGACACGAAAGTGGTTAAAAACAATTACACGCAAACGTTAGAACCACGCATGTTTTATGTGTACATTCCAAATAAGGATCAAGATTTACTACCAGTATTCGATTCCGCGCTTGCAGATTTAAACATCACCAGTTTATTTACTGAAAATCAATTTACCGGCAACGATAGGGTTAATAATGCCAACCAATTGAGTTTAGCCGTCACCACGCGCATGATTGATAAAGACACGGGTATCGAACGCTTCGCCGCCACTATTGGGCAACGTTATTATTTTGATAAGCAAAGAGTCGTGTTGCCCAACACGATTCAACCGACCAATAACTCCTCTGACATTATTGCCGCAATGACGGCAAGATTATCCAATAAATGGAATTTAGATGCGTTCTGGCAATACAACACGGACGATGCAGGCATCGTCCGCTCTAACCTACTTGCTAGATACAATCCAGAACCGGGAAAACTATTGAATGTTGGCTATCGCTATACGCAACAATTTTTAGAGCAAATCAACGTTTCTGGACAATGGCCAATCGCCAGCGGCTGGTATGGCGTTGGTCGATTTAATTACTCCATACGCGAAAAAGCCTTGATTGAAAGCTTGGCTGGCATTGAATATGATGCTGGCTGTTGGCAGGCGCGTACGGTTATTCAACGTGTAGAAACTGCAACTGCTGACGCCAACTATGGTCTATTCTTTCAGCTTGAACTAGGCGGCTTAGCTTCGATTGGTTCAAATCCACTTAACTTACTGCGCCGCGATATTCCCGGCTATTTAAGCTCAAGTGAACTCCCTAATACTTACAGGCAACAAAATTACAACCGATGA
- the murU gene encoding N-acetylmuramate alpha-1-phosphate uridylyltransferase MurU: MKAMILAAGRGERMRPLTDHTPKPLLQVGGKALIVWHLENLAKAGFKEIVINHAHLGSQIEAALGDGSQWNLHIQYSPEAVALETAGGIANALPLLTENGTKNAPFLVVNGDIFTEIDFSKLSLAQNMLAHLVLIDNPPQHPNGDFAIENGLLVNIGLPMVTFSGVGVYQPSLFAGIQRNQAAKLAPLLRQAIAENKASAEYYQGVWHDIGTPERLNALNEALLTQ, translated from the coding sequence ATGAAAGCGATGATTTTAGCTGCAGGTCGTGGTGAACGGATGCGCCCACTCACTGATCACACGCCTAAACCCTTATTACAAGTGGGTGGAAAAGCTTTGATTGTTTGGCATTTAGAAAACTTAGCCAAAGCTGGCTTTAAAGAAATTGTGATTAATCATGCGCATTTGGGTAGCCAAATTGAAGCAGCACTCGGCGATGGCAGCCAGTGGAATTTGCATATTCAATATAGCCCAGAGGCGGTTGCGCTGGAAACAGCTGGTGGCATAGCTAATGCGCTACCTTTATTAACCGAAAACGGCACTAAAAATGCGCCATTTTTAGTGGTTAATGGCGATATTTTTACCGAGATTGATTTTTCAAAGCTAAGCCTAGCGCAAAATATGCTGGCACATTTGGTGTTAATTGATAACCCACCGCAACATCCAAATGGTGATTTTGCGATTGAAAATGGTTTATTAGTTAACATAGGTTTGCCGATGGTCACTTTTTCAGGTGTCGGCGTTTATCAGCCCAGTTTATTTGCGGGTATACAGCGCAATCAAGCCGCTAAATTAGCGCCGTTGTTGCGCCAAGCAATTGCAGAAAATAAAGCGAGTGCTGAATATTATCAAGGCGTTTGGCACGATATTGGAACGCCTGAGCGATTAAATGCTCTTAATGAAGCGTTATTAACGCAATAA